Proteins encoded together in one Cervus canadensis isolate Bull #8, Minnesota chromosome 7, ASM1932006v1, whole genome shotgun sequence window:
- the LOC122445149 gene encoding protein FAM246C-like, translating to MLDERGSRRTSRQRLCGPSCQALGWRKEGAASGCARLAACRGCRTLTPRCASHWPEAGWPDAAGGLPRFAAPEAAAGGGGQGRPGRVILARGGAGSPCGAHRSLGRVPSARRGAWPSALGADARAQSGPAAWGLPCGRPAISLSPRVLGDSGPSLSACAKPCLGGPSGKGREDPPRDGGTHCSFLWPQEGVAKTVSRQGRHWRRGQNPKELQQGLFMVTGPLPHKDPRL from the exons ATGCTGGATGAGAGAGGGTCCCGGAGGACTAGCAGGCAGCGGCTGTGTGGGCCGTCTTGCCAGGCCCTCGGGTGGAGGAAGGAAGGTGCAGCTTCCGGGTGTGCCAGGCTCGCCGCGTGCCGAGGGTGCAGGACGCTGACCCCGCGTTGCGCGTCCCACTGGCCGGAAGCCGGCTGGCCCGACGCCGCCGGGGGGCTTCCTCGCTTTGCAGCGCCGGAAGCGGCGGCCGGCGGTGGGGGCCAGGGCCGTCCCGGCCGTGTCATCCTTGCCCGCGGCGGCGCAGGAAGCCCGTGTGGAGCGCACCGGAGCCTGGGGCGCGTGCCCTCCGCCCGGCGTGGTGCGTGGCCCTCGGCTCTCGGCGCAGACGCGCGCGCCCAGAGCGGCCCGGCAGCCTGGGGCCTGCCCTGCGGTCGCCCCGCCATCTCCCTGTCTCCTCGAGTCCTTGGAGACTCTGGCCCCTCACTGTCTGCCTGTGCTAAGCCCTGCCTCGGAGGCCCGTCCGGGAAGGGAAGAGAGGATCCGCCCCGAGACGGCGGGACCCACTGCAGCTTCCTGTGGCCGCAAGAAGGCGTAGCTAAGACGGTCTCTAGGCAGGGGCGACACTGGAGACGAG GTCAGAATCCAAAGGAACTACAACAGGGACTTTTCATGGTGACAGGTCCTTTACCACATAAGGATCCAAGACTTTAG